A stretch of Fodinibius salinus DNA encodes these proteins:
- the rpsK gene encoding 30S ribosomal protein S11, translated as MAKKKRRSGSSKKKKRRKQLSDPNGMVFIKATFNNVLVTVTDANGNAISWSSAGKEGFKGSRKNTPYAAQLSAETAATAAHEMGLRRVEVFVKGPGSGREAAVRALASSGLEVTSIKDRTPIPHNGCRPPKRRRV; from the coding sequence ATGGCTAAGAAAAAACGACGGTCTGGATCTTCAAAAAAGAAGAAGCGAAGGAAACAGCTTTCGGACCCTAATGGAATGGTCTTTATTAAGGCCACCTTCAATAATGTTCTCGTTACTGTTACTGATGCGAATGGAAATGCTATTTCATGGTCATCTGCAGGTAAAGAGGGATTTAAAGGGTCTCGTAAAAATACTCCTTATGCTGCACAATTAAGCGCCGAAACGGCAGCTACTGCTGCTCATGAAATGGGGCTTCGAAGGGTTGAGGTTTTTGTAAAAGGACCCGGCTCCGGACGAGAAGCTGCAGTACGTGCACTGGCTTCCAGTGGATTAGAGGTAACGTCCATTAAGGATCGTACTCCTATCCCACATAATGGTTGCAGACCTCCTAAACGACGAAGAGTTTAA
- the rpsM gene encoding 30S ribosomal protein S13 — MARIAGIDLPKEKRGVIGLTYVYGIGKSTAQDILDELDIDRSIKVKDWTDDQVASLRQKVDSEYTVEGALRSEEKANIRRLIEIGSYRGTRHRKGLPVRGQNTQTNARTRKGKRKTVPGKKTAPQ, encoded by the coding sequence ATGGCTAGAATTGCTGGAATAGACTTACCAAAAGAAAAACGAGGTGTTATTGGATTAACCTATGTTTATGGCATAGGTAAATCTACGGCTCAGGATATTCTCGATGAGCTGGATATTGATCGCAGTATCAAAGTAAAAGATTGGACTGATGATCAGGTTGCAAGCCTTCGTCAAAAAGTAGATAGCGAATATACGGTAGAAGGAGCTTTGCGAAGCGAGGAAAAAGCAAATATCCGACGCCTCATTGAGATTGGTTCCTATCGTGGTACTAGGCACCGGAAGGGATTGCCCGTGCGTGGTCAAAACACACAGACTAATGCACGTACCCGTAAAGGAAAGCGAAAAACTGTACCGGGTAAGAAAACAGCGCCTCAATAA